The following are encoded in a window of Rosa chinensis cultivar Old Blush chromosome 4, RchiOBHm-V2, whole genome shotgun sequence genomic DNA:
- the LOC112200530 gene encoding probable histone-arginine methyltransferase 1.4 isoform X2: MENSKAQQFALVSISELGSSSPSSPAVARFSAAGNGVAELRFQPESESAAPVNVDLQAAKLYKLGPLQSVCISEGSDTGKEKLYSRGLTIQFKNEEESGAFHHAFEQWETELVVEGKCLPNGELTSCKSKFDDKIEPSSAKMYFHYYGQLLHQQNMLQDYVRTGTYYAAVIENRADFTGRVVVDVGAGSGILSLFAAQAGAKHVYAVEASEMAEYARKLIAGNPSLGQRITVIKGKVEEVELPEKADILISEPMGTLLINERMLETYVIARDRFLQPNGKMFPGVGRIHMAPFSDEYLFVEIANKALFWQQQNYYGVDLTPLYGSAFEGYFSQPVVDAFDPRLLVSPSMSHVIDFSKIKEEDLYEFDIPLRFVASVGTRVHGLACWFDVLFGGSTVQRWLTTAPGSPTTHWYQLRCVLSQPIYVMAGQEITGRLHMIAHNAQSYTIYLTLSAKMWGPGAEQGGIIQSSSCKLDLKEPYYRMSQPQPYVMAQDQQPHQQLHSQDVPIDSQDFEDPDFIPQPSPSSGPKITLAEFAKYKSSGL; this comes from the exons ATGGAGAATTCGAAAGCGCAGCAGTTTGCTTTGGTCTCCATCTCCGAGCTCGGTTCGTCTTCTCCTTCGTCGCCGGCCGTTGCTAGGTTTAGCGCCGCCGGGAATGGTGTTGCGGAGCTTCGATTTCAGCCGGAGTCTGAGTCGGCCGCTCCCGTCAATGTCGATCTTCAAGCTGCTAAG CTGTACAAGTTGGGCCCCTTGCAGTCTGTTTGCATATCTGAAGGTTCTGATACCGGCAAAGAG AAATTGTATTCAAGGGGCCTCACAATCCAATTTAAAAATGAGGAGGAGAGTGGAGCCTTCCATCATGCATTTGAGCAATGGGAGACAGAGCTTGTTGTTGAAG GAAAATGTTTACCAAATGGAGAGCTAACATCTTGCAAAAGCAAGTTTGATGACAAAATAGAGCCATCTTCTGCCAAAATGTACTTCCATTACTATGGACAATTGCTCCATCAACAAAACATGTTACAAGATTATGTGAGGACAG GAACCTATTATGCAGCAGTGATTGAAAACCGTGCAGATTTCACTGGCCGTGTGGTAGTTGATGTTGGTGCCGGTAGTGGTATTCTGTCATTATTTGCTGCTCAG GCTGGTGCAAAGCATGTTTATGCTGTGGAAGCATCTGAAATGGCAGAATATGCACGCAAACTAATTGCTGGGAACCCTTCACTGGGTCAAAGGATAACT GTAATCAAAGGTAAAGTTGAGGAGGTTGAATTACCTGAGAAAGCAGATATACTTATCTCGGAGCCAATGG GCACATTGTTAATTAATGAAAGAATGCTGGAGACCTATGTGATTGCAAGAGATCGGTTTCTTCAGCCAAATGGAAAAATGTTTCCTGGAGTTGGAAG GATACACATGGCACCTTTCAGTGATGAATATTTGTTTGTTGAAATTGCAAATAAG GCTCTCTTCTGGCAGCAACAAAATTATTATGGTGTTGATTTGACGCCCTTGTATGGATCTGCATTCGAAGGATATTTTTCACag CCTGTCGTTGATGCTTTTGATCCAAGATTATTGGTGTCTCCTTCTATGTCTCATGTGATAGACTTCAGTAAAATAAAGGAAGAGGACTTGTATGAGTTTGATATACCATTACGGTTTGTAGCTTCTGTAGGCACTAGAGTGCATGGGTTAGCATGCTGGTTCGATGTCTTGTTTGGTGGGAG CACTGTACAAAGGTGGCTTACCACCGCTCCTGGCTCACCAACAACCCATTGGTACCAGTTACGCTGCGTTCTCTCGCAGCCAATTTATGTGATGGCAGGACAAGAAATAACTGGGCGACTCCACATGATTGCCCACAATGCTCAAAGTTATACAATTTATCTCACATTATCAG CTAAAATGTGGGGCCCCGGTGCTGAACAAGGGGGTATAATTCAGTCATCATCATGTAAACTTGATCTTAAAGAGCCCTACTATAGGATGTCGCAGCCACAACCTTATGTAATGGCCCAAGATCAACAACCACATCAGCAATTACACTCACAG GATGTACCCATTGACTCTCAGGATTTTGAAGATCCCGACTTCATTCCACAACCATCACCAAGTTCAGGGCCTAAGATTACACTGGCAGAATTTGCCAAATACAAATCTAGTGGTCTTTGA
- the LOC112200530 gene encoding probable histone-arginine methyltransferase 1.4 isoform X1: protein MENSKAQQFALVSISELGSSSPSSPAVARFSAAGNGVAELRFQPESESAAPVNVDLQAAKLYKLGPLQSVCISEGSDTGKEKLYSRGLTIQFKNEEESGAFHHAFEQWETELVVEGSVSKGKCLPNGELTSCKSKFDDKIEPSSAKMYFHYYGQLLHQQNMLQDYVRTGTYYAAVIENRADFTGRVVVDVGAGSGILSLFAAQAGAKHVYAVEASEMAEYARKLIAGNPSLGQRITVIKGKVEEVELPEKADILISEPMGTLLINERMLETYVIARDRFLQPNGKMFPGVGRIHMAPFSDEYLFVEIANKALFWQQQNYYGVDLTPLYGSAFEGYFSQPVVDAFDPRLLVSPSMSHVIDFSKIKEEDLYEFDIPLRFVASVGTRVHGLACWFDVLFGGSTVQRWLTTAPGSPTTHWYQLRCVLSQPIYVMAGQEITGRLHMIAHNAQSYTIYLTLSAKMWGPGAEQGGIIQSSSCKLDLKEPYYRMSQPQPYVMAQDQQPHQQLHSQDVPIDSQDFEDPDFIPQPSPSSGPKITLAEFAKYKSSGL from the exons ATGGAGAATTCGAAAGCGCAGCAGTTTGCTTTGGTCTCCATCTCCGAGCTCGGTTCGTCTTCTCCTTCGTCGCCGGCCGTTGCTAGGTTTAGCGCCGCCGGGAATGGTGTTGCGGAGCTTCGATTTCAGCCGGAGTCTGAGTCGGCCGCTCCCGTCAATGTCGATCTTCAAGCTGCTAAG CTGTACAAGTTGGGCCCCTTGCAGTCTGTTTGCATATCTGAAGGTTCTGATACCGGCAAAGAG AAATTGTATTCAAGGGGCCTCACAATCCAATTTAAAAATGAGGAGGAGAGTGGAGCCTTCCATCATGCATTTGAGCAATGGGAGACAGAGCTTGTTGTTGAAGGTTCTGTTTCAAAAG GAAAATGTTTACCAAATGGAGAGCTAACATCTTGCAAAAGCAAGTTTGATGACAAAATAGAGCCATCTTCTGCCAAAATGTACTTCCATTACTATGGACAATTGCTCCATCAACAAAACATGTTACAAGATTATGTGAGGACAG GAACCTATTATGCAGCAGTGATTGAAAACCGTGCAGATTTCACTGGCCGTGTGGTAGTTGATGTTGGTGCCGGTAGTGGTATTCTGTCATTATTTGCTGCTCAG GCTGGTGCAAAGCATGTTTATGCTGTGGAAGCATCTGAAATGGCAGAATATGCACGCAAACTAATTGCTGGGAACCCTTCACTGGGTCAAAGGATAACT GTAATCAAAGGTAAAGTTGAGGAGGTTGAATTACCTGAGAAAGCAGATATACTTATCTCGGAGCCAATGG GCACATTGTTAATTAATGAAAGAATGCTGGAGACCTATGTGATTGCAAGAGATCGGTTTCTTCAGCCAAATGGAAAAATGTTTCCTGGAGTTGGAAG GATACACATGGCACCTTTCAGTGATGAATATTTGTTTGTTGAAATTGCAAATAAG GCTCTCTTCTGGCAGCAACAAAATTATTATGGTGTTGATTTGACGCCCTTGTATGGATCTGCATTCGAAGGATATTTTTCACag CCTGTCGTTGATGCTTTTGATCCAAGATTATTGGTGTCTCCTTCTATGTCTCATGTGATAGACTTCAGTAAAATAAAGGAAGAGGACTTGTATGAGTTTGATATACCATTACGGTTTGTAGCTTCTGTAGGCACTAGAGTGCATGGGTTAGCATGCTGGTTCGATGTCTTGTTTGGTGGGAG CACTGTACAAAGGTGGCTTACCACCGCTCCTGGCTCACCAACAACCCATTGGTACCAGTTACGCTGCGTTCTCTCGCAGCCAATTTATGTGATGGCAGGACAAGAAATAACTGGGCGACTCCACATGATTGCCCACAATGCTCAAAGTTATACAATTTATCTCACATTATCAG CTAAAATGTGGGGCCCCGGTGCTGAACAAGGGGGTATAATTCAGTCATCATCATGTAAACTTGATCTTAAAGAGCCCTACTATAGGATGTCGCAGCCACAACCTTATGTAATGGCCCAAGATCAACAACCACATCAGCAATTACACTCACAG GATGTACCCATTGACTCTCAGGATTTTGAAGATCCCGACTTCATTCCACAACCATCACCAAGTTCAGGGCCTAAGATTACACTGGCAGAATTTGCCAAATACAAATCTAGTGGTCTTTGA
- the LOC112200530 gene encoding probable histone-arginine methyltransferase 1.3 isoform X3, producing MENSKAQQFALVSISELGSSSPSSPAVARFSAAGNGVAELRFQPESESAAPVNVDLQAAKLYKLGPLQSVCISEGSDTGKEKLYSRGLTIQFKNEEESGAFHHAFEQWETELVVEGSVSKGKCLPNGELTSCKSKFDDKIEPSSAKMYFHYYGQLLHQQNMLQDYVRTGTYYAAVIENRADFTGRVVVDVGAGSGILSLFAAQAGAKHVYAVEASEMAEYARKLIAGNPSLGQRITVIKGKVEEVELPEKADILISEPMGTLLINERMLETYVIARDRFLQPNGKMFPGVGRIHMAPFSDEYLFVEIANKALFWQQQNYYGVDLTPLYGSAFEGYFSQPVVDAFDPRLLVSPSMSHVIDFSKIKEEDLYEFDIPLRFVASVGTRVHGLACWFDVLFGGSTVQRWLTTAPGSPTTHWYQLRCVLSQPIYVMAGQEITGRLHMIAHNAQSYTIYLTLSAKMWGPGAEQGGIIQSSSCKLDLKEPYYRMSQPQPYVMAQDQQPHQQLHSQDL from the exons ATGGAGAATTCGAAAGCGCAGCAGTTTGCTTTGGTCTCCATCTCCGAGCTCGGTTCGTCTTCTCCTTCGTCGCCGGCCGTTGCTAGGTTTAGCGCCGCCGGGAATGGTGTTGCGGAGCTTCGATTTCAGCCGGAGTCTGAGTCGGCCGCTCCCGTCAATGTCGATCTTCAAGCTGCTAAG CTGTACAAGTTGGGCCCCTTGCAGTCTGTTTGCATATCTGAAGGTTCTGATACCGGCAAAGAG AAATTGTATTCAAGGGGCCTCACAATCCAATTTAAAAATGAGGAGGAGAGTGGAGCCTTCCATCATGCATTTGAGCAATGGGAGACAGAGCTTGTTGTTGAAGGTTCTGTTTCAAAAG GAAAATGTTTACCAAATGGAGAGCTAACATCTTGCAAAAGCAAGTTTGATGACAAAATAGAGCCATCTTCTGCCAAAATGTACTTCCATTACTATGGACAATTGCTCCATCAACAAAACATGTTACAAGATTATGTGAGGACAG GAACCTATTATGCAGCAGTGATTGAAAACCGTGCAGATTTCACTGGCCGTGTGGTAGTTGATGTTGGTGCCGGTAGTGGTATTCTGTCATTATTTGCTGCTCAG GCTGGTGCAAAGCATGTTTATGCTGTGGAAGCATCTGAAATGGCAGAATATGCACGCAAACTAATTGCTGGGAACCCTTCACTGGGTCAAAGGATAACT GTAATCAAAGGTAAAGTTGAGGAGGTTGAATTACCTGAGAAAGCAGATATACTTATCTCGGAGCCAATGG GCACATTGTTAATTAATGAAAGAATGCTGGAGACCTATGTGATTGCAAGAGATCGGTTTCTTCAGCCAAATGGAAAAATGTTTCCTGGAGTTGGAAG GATACACATGGCACCTTTCAGTGATGAATATTTGTTTGTTGAAATTGCAAATAAG GCTCTCTTCTGGCAGCAACAAAATTATTATGGTGTTGATTTGACGCCCTTGTATGGATCTGCATTCGAAGGATATTTTTCACag CCTGTCGTTGATGCTTTTGATCCAAGATTATTGGTGTCTCCTTCTATGTCTCATGTGATAGACTTCAGTAAAATAAAGGAAGAGGACTTGTATGAGTTTGATATACCATTACGGTTTGTAGCTTCTGTAGGCACTAGAGTGCATGGGTTAGCATGCTGGTTCGATGTCTTGTTTGGTGGGAG CACTGTACAAAGGTGGCTTACCACCGCTCCTGGCTCACCAACAACCCATTGGTACCAGTTACGCTGCGTTCTCTCGCAGCCAATTTATGTGATGGCAGGACAAGAAATAACTGGGCGACTCCACATGATTGCCCACAATGCTCAAAGTTATACAATTTATCTCACATTATCAG CTAAAATGTGGGGCCCCGGTGCTGAACAAGGGGGTATAATTCAGTCATCATCATGTAAACTTGATCTTAAAGAGCCCTACTATAGGATGTCGCAGCCACAACCTTATGTAATGGCCCAAGATCAACAACCACATCAGCAATTACACTCACAG GATCTCTAg
- the LOC112198494 gene encoding isoleucine--tRNA ligase, chloroplastic/mitochondrial: MNFKSLASSSSREAATMAMIQTTPYKVLSQRTRSTFRGTASVGLFYFRGRSSAKEFSLFNITHYSTHSSDEFASSSKRRSRGPVMAAKKAAEGGKQQDGKYKHTVDLPKTSFGMRANSSTREPELQKIWEDNQVFKRVVSKNTGENFILHDGPPYANGDLHIGHALNKILKDMINRYKLLQNYKVHYVPGWDCHGLPIELKVLQSLDQAARKDLTPIKLRAKAAKFAKQTVKNQMESFKRYGIWADWNNPYLTLDPEYEAAQIEVFGQMVLQGFIYRGRKPVHWSPSSRTALAEAELEYPESHVSRSIYTAFKLVSAPPTSGGLLNEYPDVCLAIWTTTPWTIPANAAVAVNAKLIYAIVEVQSVSEDVSSSAGNSKQTPANFLKEEKKPFLIVASDLVPTLEAKWGLKLVVRKRVSGSYLENCRYIHPIFNRECSVVIGGDYITTESGTGLVHTAPGHGQEDYVTGLKYGLPILSPVDDDGKFTEEAGKFCGLDVLADGNIAVVKYLDEHLSLIMEESYKHKYPYDWRTKKPTIFRATEQWFASVEGFREAVMDAIGNVKWIPPKAENRISAMTSSRSDWCISRQRTWGVPIPVFYHLQSKEPLMNEETIDHIKSIISEKGSDAWWYMKVEDLLPNKYRDKASEYEKGTDTMDVWFDSGSSWAAVLGKRKSLSLPADLYLEGMDQHRGWFQSSLLTSVATKGKAPYSSVITHGFVLDEKGLKMSKSQGNVVDPRTVIEGGKNQKDGYGADVLRLWVSSIDYTGDVMIGAQVLRQMSDIYRKLRGTLRYLLGNLHDWHADNAISYHDLPMIDQHALFQLENFVNNSRECYESYQFFKIFQIIQRFVIVDLSNFYFDIAKDRLYVGGTTSFTRRSCQTVLAELLLSIVRVIAPILPHLAEDVWQNLPFQYTDKNGSVAEFVFESRWPASNETWLSLSKEETDFWTKILELRTEVNKVLEIARTTKLIGSSLDAKVYLHTSDSGLASRLVQISAAKNDADTLNRIFITSQAEVLPSLEDDWIANIPHKGECQVDESIKVWIGVSRAEGLKCERCWNYSPQVGSFPDHSTLCSRCYDVVDIQQAAAEAVVV, encoded by the exons ATGAATTTCAAATCCTTGGCTTCAAGCTCATCCAGAGAAGCCGCCACAATGGCCATGATTCAAACCACTCCATACAAG GTTCTGTCGCAAAGAACTCGCTCAACTTTTCGGGGCACAGCTTCTGTTGGCTTGTTTTATTTCCGAGGAAGGTCTTCTGCGAAAGAATTCTCCCTCTTTAATATCACACACTATTCTACCCATTCCAGTGATGAGTTTGCTTCTTCCTCAAAGCGAAGGTCTCGGGGACCTGTTATGGCTGCAAAGAAAGCGGCTGAAG GGGGAAAGCAGCAGGATGGAAAATACAAGCACACGGTCGATCTGCCAAAGACATCATTTGGCATGAGAGCGAATTCTTCAACACGAGAGCCTGAACTTCAGAAAATATGGGAGGACAATCAAGTGTTCAAGAGAGTTGTTAGTAAAAATACAGGG gaaaacttcattcttCATGATGGTCCTCCGTACGCCAATGGTGATCTGCACATCGGCCATGCTCTAAATAAGATTTTAAAGGATATGATTAATCGTTATAAG CTTCTTCAGAATTATAAAGTTCATTATGTGCCTGGTTGGGATTGTCATGGCTTACCAATTGAATTGAAAG TCCTGCAATCCCTTGATCAAGCTGCTCGAAAGGATCTCACACCAATAAAGTTGAGAGCGAAGGCAGCTAAGTTTGCCAAGCAAACAGTTAAAAATCAGATGGAATCATTTAAG CGTTATGGAATATGGGCAGACTGGAATAATCCCTACCTGACTCTTGATCCAGAATATGAAGCTGCTCAG ATAGAAGTGTTTGGTCAGATGGTCCTTCAAGGTTTTATCTACAGAGGCAGGAAACCAGTTCACTGGAGTCCCTCATCACGAACTGCCCTTGCAGAGGCTGAGTTGGAG TATCCGGAGAGTCATGTTTCAAGGAGCATCTATACCGCTTTCAAATTAGTGAGTGCACCTCCAACTTCAGGTGGCTTATTGAATGAGTATCCAGATGTTTGCTTGGCCATTTGGACAACTACTCCCTGGACTATTCCAGCAAATGCCG CGGTTGCAGTGAATGCCAAGCTTATATATGCCATTGTTGAAGTACAGTCAGTCTCCGAAGATGTTTCTTCATCTGCCGGAAATAGCAAGCAAACGCCTGCTAATTTtctcaaggaagaaaagaagccTTTCCTCATTGTTGCTTCAGATCTTGTGCCAACTCTAGAAGCAAAATGGGGCCTGAAGCTTGTTGTTAGGAAAAGGGTGTCAGGTTCATATCTTGAGAACTGCAG GTATATCCATCCAATATTTAATAGAGAATGCTCAGTTGTGATTGGAGGAGATTATATCACAACAGAGTCGGGAACTGGACTGGTCCATACAGCTCCTGGACATGGTCAGGAAGATTATGTCACTGGCCTTAAGTATGGACTGCCTATTCTTTCTCCAGTAGATGATGATGGAAAGTTCACAGAAGAAGCTGGAAAATTTTGTGGGCTTGATGTACTTGCTGATGGTAATATTGCTGTTGTGAAATACTTGGATGAGCATTTGTCACTGATCATGGAAGAATCCTACA AACATAAGTATCCATATGATTGGAGAACAAAAAAGCCCACTATATTTAGGGCAACTGAGCAATGGTTTGCATCAGTGGAAGGCTTTCGTGAGGCTGTTATGGATGCAATTGGCAATGTAAAATGGATTCCACCTAAG GCAGAAAACAGAATATCTGCAATGACTTCTAGCCGCTCTGATTGGTGTATATCGCGGCAGAGGACTTGGGGTGTTCCAATTCCAGTCTTTTATCACCTCCAGTCAAAGGAACCTCTAATGAATGAGGAGACTATTGATCATATCAAGT CTATAATTTCTGAAAAGGGTAGCGATGCATGGTGGTACATGAAGGTAGAGGATCTTCTCCCTAATAAATATCGTGATAAAGCATCCGAATATGAAAAGGGAACTGACACAATGGATGTATGGTTCGACTCAG GCTCTTCTTGGGCTGCAGttttaggaaaaagaaaaagcctTAGTCTCCCTGCAGACTTGTACCTTGAAGGTATGGATCAGCATCGTGGGTGGTTCCAGAGTTCTTTGTTAACAAGTGTTGCTACAAAAG GAAAGGCTCCATATTCCAGTGTCATAACACATGGATTTGTATTGGATGAGAAGGGTTTAAAGATGAGCAAATCTCAGGGTAACGTTGTAGACCCAAGAACTGTGATTGAAGGAGGGAAGAACCAAAAG GATGGCTATGGAGCTGATGTTCTGCGTCTCTGGGTTTCCAGCATAGATTATACAGGCGATGTTATGATAGGTGCTCAAGTTCTCCGTCAAATGTCAGATATATATAGGAAGCTACGAGGAACATTGAGATACCTTTTGGGAAATCTGCATGATTGGCAT GCTGATAATGCTATTTCATACCACGATCTTCCCATGATTGATCAGCATGCACTGTTTCAACTTGAAAATTTTGTAAACAACAGCAGAGAGTGCTATGAAAGTTATCAGTTCTTTAAGATATTTCAG ATCATACAGCGGTTTGTCATTGTTGACCTATCAAATTTCTACTTTGATATTGCCAAAGATCGTTTATACGTTGG GGGCACGACAAGTTTTACTAGGAGAAGTTGTCAGACGGTTCTTGCAGAACTGCTCCTTTCTATTGTGAGAGTGATTGCTCCAATATTGCCTCATTTGGCTGAGGATGTATGGCAAAATCTTCCATTCCAGTACACTGACAAAAATGGCTCTGTTGCGGAATTTGTTTTTGAATCAAGATGGCCAGCTTCGAACGAAACATGGCTCTCTCTTTCTAAAGAGGAAACTGATTTCTGGACTAAAATTCTTGAG CTGAGAACCGAGGTGAATAAAGTGTTAGAGATTGCTCGTACAACAAAGTTAATTGGCTCTAGCTTAGATGCCAAGGTCTACCTCCATACATCGGATTCTGGTCTGGCCTCAAGATTGGTTCAAATATCTGCAGCCAAGAACGATGCAGACACATTGAATCGGATATTCATAACTTCCCAG GCAGAGGTTCTTCCATCCTTAGAAGATGACTGGATTGCGAATATACCACATAAAGGAGAATGTCAAGTTGACGAAAGCATTAAAGTTTGGATTGGAGTGTCTCGCGCTGAGGGTCTAAAGTGTGAAAGATGCTGGAACTATTCACCTCAGGTTGGTTCCTTTCCAGACCACAGCACTCTTTGCAGCCGCTGCTATGATGTGGTTGATATTCAACAAGCTGCAGCTGAAGCTGTTGTCGTTTGA